In Helianthus annuus cultivar XRQ/B chromosome 3, HanXRQr2.0-SUNRISE, whole genome shotgun sequence, a single window of DNA contains:
- the LOC110932033 gene encoding L-type lectin-domain containing receptor kinase IX.1 — protein sequence MSILTCFFLALIPYAASITFNFTNITPINSQEDIRFEGDAAYSSVDGIQVTHERNSDHNSSWLAGRATYAKALHLWDDHFNLASFSTSFTFVIDSYPSTNYSDGITFFLAQNNSVINTAGAIGLPFDSRINTSSHPFVAVEFDSFGSNEYDPIDPDTKNVIGDHVGININSMTSVVYRKWYSDIIHGKECRAMISYYSDSKNLSVSFTNYINNSLVWESGLNYTIDLRDVLPQWVIFGFSASTGVFPEKNNVRSWMFNSSEFTVDQSSSLPPTRSPHTTNGKSKRGLMVGVIAGTSVLVTVLAILAYLLWRRKRKNGNKVEECGSALEINNEFEIGANTPRKFSYLELAQSTADFAKTEKLGEGGFGGVYKGFLKDLNKYVAVKRVSNTSNQGIKEYASEVRIISRLRHKNLVQLNGWCHEKGELLLVYEFLENGSLDLHLFKRKSLLTWSTRYKIAHGLASALLYLHEEWEQYVLHRDIKSSNVMLDSNFNVKLGDFGLAKLVDHENDAETTMVAGTIGYMAPEYVTTGKASKESDVFSFGVVALEIACGRKPIDPHAEERKTKLVEWVWDLYGTGTLLEAADPSLGSNFVEEEMTCLMIVGLWCAHPDSKLRPSMKQAIQVLNSEASLPILPSHMPYVTYSALPHFSLYDATFKSGSNKLSSKISSPSTSTS from the coding sequence ATGTCTATCTTAACATGTTTCTTTCTTGCATTAATCCCTTATGCAGCTTCAATCACTTTTAATTTCACAAATATTACTCCAATAAATTCCCAGGAGGACATACGATTCGAGGGTGATGCAGCTTATTCCTCTGTTGATGGAATCCAAGTGACCCATGAAAGGAACAGTGATCATAATTCGAGCTGGTTAGCAGGTCGAGCGACATACGCCAAAGCTCTTCATCTTTGGGACGACCACTTTAATTTAGCAAGTTTCTCTACTAGCTTCACATTTGTTATCGATTCATACCCAAGCACTAATTACTCTGATGGTATAACATTTTTCCTTGCGCAGAATAATTCTGTGATAAATACCGCAGGAGCCATTGGGCTTCCATTCGATTCACGTATCAACACCAGTAGTCATCCATTTGTGGCTGTGGAGTTCGATAGTTTTGGTAGTAATGAGTATGATCCGATTGATCCAGATACTAAAAACGTCATAGGTGACCATGTAGGTATCAATATTAACTCTATGACTTCTGTTGTGTATAGGAAATGGTATAGCGATATAATACATGGGAAGGAGTGTAGAGCTATGATTAGTTATTATTCTGATTCAAAGAATCTTAGTGTTTCTTTCACCAATTATATAAATAATTCACTTGTCTGGGAATCTGGGCTCAATTACACCATTGATCTTAGGGATGTGTTGCCTCAATGGGTCATTTTTGGGTTTTCAGCTTCCACTGGAGTTTTTCCCGAGAAAAACAATGTACGATCTTGGATGTTTAATAGTTCTGAATTTACGGTTGATCAAAGCAGCAGCCTACCACCAACCAGGAGCCCGCATACAACGAATGGGAAAAGCAAGAGAGGGCTTATGGTTGGAGTAATAGCTGGAACGTCGGTTCTAGTTACTGTTTTGGCTATACTTGCATATCTTTTATGGAGAAGGAAGAGAAAAAACGGCAATAAAGTGGAGGAATGTGGATCTGCTTTGGAGATTAACAATGAGTTCGAAATAGGGGCTAATACACCTAGAAAATTTTCTTACCTTGAATTAGCTCAGTCAACGGCTGACTTTGCAAAGACAGAGAAGCTTGGAGAAGGTGGTTTTGGAGGCGTTTACAAAGGTTTTCTGAAAGATTTAAACAAGTATGTTGCGGTTAAAAGGGTGTCTAACACTTCTAATCAAGGTATCAAAGAGTATGCGTCGGAAGTAAGGATCATTAGCCGACTGAGGCACAAAAATTTGGTGCAACTCAATGGTTGGTGTCATGAGAAAGGAGAACTCCTGCTTGTCTATGAGTTTTTGGAAAATGGAAGCTTAGATTTACATCTCTTCAAGAGAAAGAGTTTGTTGACATGGAGCACCAGATACAAAATTGCTCATGGCCTTGCTTCTGCTTTGCTCTATTTACATGAAGAATGGGAGCAGTACGTCTTGCATAGAGATATCAAATCAAGTAATGTGATGTTGGACTCAAATTTTAATGTGAAACTTGGTGATTTCGGGTTAGCCAAGTTGGTTGACCATGAGAATGACGCAGAGACTACAATGGTTGCTGGAACCATTGGTTACATGGCCCCTGAATATGTAACGACCGGCAAGGCTAGCAAAGAATCCGATGTCTTTAGCTTTGGAGTTGTTGCATTGGAAATAGCGTGTGGGAGGAAACCAATTGACCCACATGCTGAAGAAAGGAAAACAAAATTAGTAGAATGGGTGTGGGATCTTTATGGTACTGGGACTCTCCTAGAAGCGGCAGATCCGAGTCTAGGCTCAAACTTTGTAGAAGAAGAAATGACGTGTCTGATGATCGTTGGATTATGGTGTGCGCACCCTGACTCAAAACTACGCCCATCGATGAAGCAAGCTATTCAAGTCTTGAACTCTGAAGCTTCCTTGCCTATACTCCCATCACATATGCCCTATGTGACTTACTCTGCACTGCCCCATTTTTCATTATATGACGCTACTTTCAAGAGTGGCTCTAACAAGCTTTCCTCAAAAATCTCATCACCTTCCACATCTACTTCTTAG